Genomic DNA from Filimonas effusa:
AGATATCACGCGTCATGCCGAAGTTGTAGCAATAATGAATGCAGCGCAGCACACAGCGTCACTGACCGGTGCAATCCTGTACACAAATGTAGAACCTTGCCTGCTCTGCTCGTATGTTATACGCCACCACAGGATCGCAGAAGTCGTTTTCGCCAAACACTCCGGCGAACTGGGCGGCACCAACGAAAACTTCAACCTGCTGACTTCCGGCGATTTCAAATCATGGGATGCACCACCTGTTGTCACTCTATACTCAGAGCAGTAAAACCGTAAATAAAAGCACGCCCCCCCCTGTAACATACTAATGAAGCGAAGATTTGTAAATACTGTTCATGCAAAGAGGTTGGCTCATAAATAAAAATAGCCACTGAGAATCGCTTAAACGGGAAACCTTCTCCATCAGGTACCCGAGAAAAACGAGGCCGTATCGCACTTATGATACGGCCTCTTCATATACACAAATTCAGAAGCTACAGATCAAACCTGTCAAGATTCATTACCTTATCCCATGCAGCTACAAAATCGTTCACGAATTTCTCCTGGGCATCCGCACTTCCATAAACCTCTGCAATGGCTCTTAATTCTGCATTGGAACCAAACACAAGATCCGCACGCGTGCCGGTCCATTTCAATTCACCTGTAGAGCGACTCGTTCCTTCATAGATCTCTTTATCAGGAGTTGCCGCCTTCCAGGCTGTCCCCATATCCAGTAAGTTGATAAAGAAATCATTCGTAAGCTGACCGGGACGGGAAGTGAAAACTCCATGACGGGATCCATCAAAATTAGTTTCCAATACACGCATACCCCCTACCAGTACAGTCAACTCCGGCGCCGTAAGCGTCAGTAGCTGAGCTTTATCGATCAATAACTCTTCCGTAGACACAGGGAAACCTGCTTTACGATAATTCCGGAAACCATCTGCAACAGGCTCCAGGTAACCGAAAGACTCAACATCCGTCTTATCAGCAGAAGCATCCATCCTACCTGGAGTAAAAGGCACGGAGCCTTCATAACCTGCATCTTTTGCGGCCTTTTCTACACCAGCGCAACCAGCAAGTACAATCAGGTCGGCCAGCGAAACTTTTTTGCCGCCTTTGGCAGCGCTGTTGAATTCGTTGCCAATACCTTCAAGAACATTCAACACCTTTTGCAGCTGCGCAGAGTTATTTACCTGCCAGTATTTTTGCGGAGCCAGGCGGATACGGGCACCGTTGGCGCCACCGCGCTTATCCGAACCACGGAAGGTTGAAGCAGAAGCCCATGCAGTACCAACAAGTTCAGAGATACTCAATCCTGCATTCAGTACTTTGGCCTTTAATGCAGTAATATCACTTTCATCTATTAATACATGATCCACTGGCGGAATAGGATCCTGCCAAAGCAGTTCTTCAGCAGGAACATCAGGCCCCAGATAGCGTGCGCGTGGCCCCATATCACGGTGTGTTAACTTAAACCAGGCACGCGCAAAAGCGTCTGCAAATTGATCAGGATTTTCAAGAAAACGCCGCGAGATCTTTTCATAAGCAGGATCCATCCTTAACGATAGGTCAGTTGTAAGCATCGTTGGCCTGTGTTTCCTGGAGCTGTCATAAGCATCAGGAATAATACCCTCGGCATCTTTAGCCACCCACTGGTGAGCGCCGGCAGGACTTTTAGTAAGCTCCCACTCAAAGCCAAAAAGATTTTCAAAGAAATTATTACTCCATTGTGTAGGTGTTTTTGTCCATATTACTTCCAGTCCGCTCGTAATAGTATCAGCGCCTTTACCCGAACCGTAACTGTTGCTCCATCCCAATCCCTGCATTTCAATACCCGCCGCTTCAGGTTCTTTACCTACATGACTTGCAGGAGCAGCCCCGTGCGTTTTACCAAAACTATGTCCGCCCGCAATAAGCGCAACAGTTTCTTCATCATTCATTGCCATCCGGCCGAAAGTATCGCGGATATCTTTTGCTGCGGCAATAGGATCAGGATTACCGTCAGGCCCCTCAGGATTCACATATATCAACCCCATTTGAACAGCCGCAAGCGGCTTTTCAAGGTTGCGGGAATGAATATCACCATCATCATCATCATCAGACGATACTACCCCATGCTCTTTAGGCACGCCGGGGGAGCCGTGCGCATAACGGATATCACCTCCCAGCCACGTCCTTTCAGAACCCCAGTAAACCGACTCATCCGGCTCCCATACGTCCTCACGTCCACCGGCAAAACCAAAAGTCTTGAAACCCATCGATTCCAATGCTACATTCCCTGTAAGGATCAATAGATCAGCCCAGGATATTTTCTGCCCATATTTTTGCTTGATAGGCCAAAGCAGCCTGCGGGCCTTATCCAAACTCACATTGTCGGGCCAGCTGTTAAGCGGCGCAAAACGCTGCATGCCTGCACCTGCACCTCCCCTGCCATCACCTACACGGTAAGTACCCGCGCTATGCCATGCCATACGGACAAACAAAGGACCATAATGCCCAAAATCAGCCGGCCACCAATCCTGTGAATCTGTCATTAATGCATGAAGATCTTTTTTAACTGCTTCCAGATCCAGGCTTTCAAAAGCTTCCTTATAATTAAAAGTTTTGCCCATAGGGTCCGATAAAGGCGAATGCTGGCGCAGTATAGTCAGCTTTAACTGGTTGGGCCACCAATCACGATTCCTGGTGCCACCACCACCAACACTTTGCTTCATGCTGCCATTATGAAAAGGGCATTTACTGATGTCGTTTGTTCCTTTTTCCATTAGTTTCTTGTATTGAATGAACAATTACTTGCACCGGTACTTGTGCAGACGATAAAATTATAATATCGGGTAAATAAGCGCAATCGTTAATATCTATTCTTTAATAGTTAAAACCTATTAAACATCACTTCACTCATCAAAAAGCCCTATAAATATAATTAGGAAAGAGCGCAAAACAAGAAGCCCGGCATTAAAATATAAAATGAAAAGCCCCCTGAAACCCAAAGTTAACAGGAGGCGTTATTGGCTTTTATAATCAAAAACTACATCGATCGCAGCAATTTAAATAGTTGTTTCGTTTGGCAAACGGTTGTGCGGTAATAGCTCATCTTTGTCAACGGGCTGAATGAGCAGCAAAATGGCTCTCGGGCCTAACAGCACCTTATCTGTAGCGCCGAATTGCAGTGCCGCTTCAGGAAACGAAGGAGTTTTCGAGGTGTCGAATACCACTGTCCATTGTTTACCATATTTCTCAGGAGGCAGTACAAATTCCAGAGGCTCGGTATGTGCATTAAAAATAACATAGAAATGATCATCGATCATGCGCTCCCCCAGCTCATTTAAACAACGTAGCCCTGTACCATTTAAATAGATACCGATAGATTTTGCATAATAGGTATTCCAATGCGCTTCCTGCATTTCACTGCCATCAGGTAAAAACCAGTTAATATCTTCAACACCCTTAATAGGCCGCCCCTGAAACCAGCGTCTGCGGCAAAAAGCAGGATGTGCTTTTCTTAAAGCTACTACC
This window encodes:
- a CDS encoding nucleoside deaminase; this translates as MNTHRTFMHRCYQLATQSENEGESAVGSIVVKDGVIIGEGTEKSRQQKDITRHAEVVAIMNAAQHTASLTGAILYTNVEPCLLCSYVIRHHRIAEVVFAKHSGELGGTNENFNLLTSGDFKSWDAPPVVTLYSEQ
- the katG gene encoding catalase/peroxidase HPI, producing the protein MEKGTNDISKCPFHNGSMKQSVGGGGTRNRDWWPNQLKLTILRQHSPLSDPMGKTFNYKEAFESLDLEAVKKDLHALMTDSQDWWPADFGHYGPLFVRMAWHSAGTYRVGDGRGGAGAGMQRFAPLNSWPDNVSLDKARRLLWPIKQKYGQKISWADLLILTGNVALESMGFKTFGFAGGREDVWEPDESVYWGSERTWLGGDIRYAHGSPGVPKEHGVVSSDDDDDGDIHSRNLEKPLAAVQMGLIYVNPEGPDGNPDPIAAAKDIRDTFGRMAMNDEETVALIAGGHSFGKTHGAAPASHVGKEPEAAGIEMQGLGWSNSYGSGKGADTITSGLEVIWTKTPTQWSNNFFENLFGFEWELTKSPAGAHQWVAKDAEGIIPDAYDSSRKHRPTMLTTDLSLRMDPAYEKISRRFLENPDQFADAFARAWFKLTHRDMGPRARYLGPDVPAEELLWQDPIPPVDHVLIDESDITALKAKVLNAGLSISELVGTAWASASTFRGSDKRGGANGARIRLAPQKYWQVNNSAQLQKVLNVLEGIGNEFNSAAKGGKKVSLADLIVLAGCAGVEKAAKDAGYEGSVPFTPGRMDASADKTDVESFGYLEPVADGFRNYRKAGFPVSTEELLIDKAQLLTLTAPELTVLVGGMRVLETNFDGSRHGVFTSRPGQLTNDFFINLLDMGTAWKAATPDKEIYEGTSRSTGELKWTGTRADLVFGSNAELRAIAEVYGSADAQEKFVNDFVAAWDKVMNLDRFDL